The following are encoded in a window of Aythya fuligula isolate bAytFul2 chromosome 26, bAytFul2.pri, whole genome shotgun sequence genomic DNA:
- the CTXN1 gene encoding cortexin-1 — translation MNDASTMDYELLSPSLVEHPASTAGMDAEQKTVFAFVIFLLVFLVMLMVRCFRILLDPYSRMPASSWTDHKEGLERGQFDYALV, via the coding sequence ATGAATGATGCATCGACAATGGATTATGAACTCCTGTCCCCCTCCTTGGTCGAGCACCCGGCCAGCACTGCGGGCATGGATGCTGAGCAAAAAACCGTCTTTGCCTTTGTCATCTTCCTCCTGGTCTTCTTGGTGATGCTGATGGTGCGCTGCTTCCGCATCCTGCTGGACCCCTACAGCCGCatgcctgcctcctcctggaCTGACCACAAGGAGGGGTTGGAGAGGGGCCAGTTCGACTACGCCTTGGTGTag